One segment of Pantoea sp. Lij88 DNA contains the following:
- the infB gene encoding translation initiation factor IF-2 gives MTDVTVKSLAAEIQTPVDRLVQQFADAGIPKSENDAVTQQEKETLLSHLNREHGQVGSAKLTLQRKTRSTLNIPGTGGKSKSVQIEVRKKRTYVKGDAESEQAQAEAEAEAQREAEEQAQREAEEKARREAEQKAQREAEDKARREAADKAKRAAAENDKVTNQPTDEVTRAAQSDKARREAEAAELKRKAEEEARRKLEEAARLVAEEARRLAEEKSAEWEKPEEEDKGDYHVTTSTHARQAEDENDRQVEAGRARARTTAKAARPAKKGNKHSEAKTDREEARAQVRGGKGGKHRKPSALQQGFNKPAQAVNRDVVIGETITVAELANKMAVKGSLVIKAMMKMGAMATINQVIDQETAQLVAEEMGHKVTLRRENELEEAVMDDRDTDAAQESRAPVVTIMGHVDHGKTSLLDYIRSTKIASGEAGGITQHIGAYHVETDTGMVTFLDTPGHAAFTAMRARGAQATDIVILVVAADDGVMPQTIEAIQHAKAAKVPVVVAVNKCDKPEADPDRVKNELTQYGIIPEEWGGENMFVNVSAKAGTGIDDLLNAILLQAEVLELTAIREGMASGVVIESFLDKGRGPVATVLVREGTLNKGDIVLCGFEYGRVRAMRDELGREVMEAGPSIPVEILGLSGVPAAGDEATVVRDEKKAREVALYRQGKFREVKLARQQKSKLENMFANMTEGEVSELNIVMKADVQGSVEAIADSLLKLSTDEVKVKIVGSGVGGITETDATLAAASNAILIGFNVRADASARRVIDSESLDLRYYSVIYNLIDEVKAAMSGMLAPEYKQQIIGLAAVRDVFKSPKFGAIAGCMVTEGNIKRHNPIRVLRDNVVIYEGELESLRRFKDDVNEVRNGMECGIGVKNYNDVRVGDMIEVFEIIEIKRTIE, from the coding sequence ATGACAGATGTAACCGTAAAATCGCTGGCCGCAGAAATTCAGACTCCGGTCGATCGCCTGGTACAGCAATTTGCTGATGCGGGGATCCCTAAGTCTGAAAATGACGCGGTGACCCAGCAAGAGAAAGAAACCTTACTATCTCATCTGAACCGTGAACACGGTCAGGTCGGTTCAGCTAAGCTGACGCTGCAGCGTAAAACGCGCAGCACCTTGAATATTCCAGGCACCGGGGGTAAAAGTAAGTCGGTGCAAATTGAAGTCCGCAAAAAGCGTACCTATGTGAAGGGTGATGCAGAGTCTGAGCAAGCTCAGGCCGAAGCAGAAGCCGAGGCGCAGCGTGAAGCGGAAGAGCAGGCGCAACGCGAGGCTGAAGAAAAAGCCCGTCGCGAAGCTGAACAGAAAGCGCAACGTGAAGCCGAAGACAAAGCCAGGCGCGAAGCCGCTGACAAGGCCAAACGTGCAGCAGCGGAAAATGACAAAGTGACAAATCAACCTACCGACGAAGTGACCAGGGCTGCGCAATCAGACAAAGCCCGTCGCGAAGCTGAAGCTGCCGAACTGAAGCGTAAAGCTGAAGAAGAAGCCCGCCGTAAGCTGGAAGAGGCTGCCCGCCTCGTAGCCGAAGAAGCCCGCCGTCTGGCTGAAGAGAAATCAGCTGAATGGGAAAAACCGGAAGAAGAGGATAAAGGCGACTATCACGTCACCACTTCGACCCATGCCCGTCAGGCAGAAGACGAAAACGACCGCCAGGTTGAAGCTGGCCGTGCGCGTGCGCGTACGACGGCTAAAGCTGCGCGTCCGGCGAAAAAAGGCAACAAACATTCTGAAGCCAAAACTGACCGTGAAGAAGCGCGTGCGCAGGTTCGTGGCGGTAAAGGCGGTAAGCATCGCAAACCGAGCGCACTGCAGCAGGGCTTCAACAAGCCAGCGCAGGCCGTTAACCGCGATGTTGTGATTGGCGAAACCATCACCGTAGCCGAACTGGCTAACAAAATGGCGGTGAAAGGTTCTCTGGTCATCAAAGCGATGATGAAGATGGGCGCTATGGCGACTATCAACCAGGTTATCGATCAGGAAACTGCACAGCTTGTTGCCGAAGAGATGGGCCACAAAGTGACCCTGCGTCGCGAGAACGAGCTGGAAGAAGCGGTAATGGACGATCGTGATACCGATGCGGCGCAGGAGTCTCGTGCTCCGGTTGTCACCATCATGGGTCACGTCGACCACGGTAAAACGTCCCTGCTGGACTATATTCGCTCCACCAAAATCGCCTCTGGCGAAGCGGGCGGCATTACTCAGCACATCGGTGCTTACCACGTCGAAACCGACACCGGTATGGTCACCTTCCTGGATACCCCGGGCCACGCCGCGTTTACCGCGATGCGTGCACGTGGTGCGCAGGCGACCGATATCGTTATCCTGGTTGTCGCAGCAGACGATGGCGTGATGCCACAGACTATCGAAGCTATTCAGCACGCCAAAGCCGCTAAAGTGCCGGTTGTGGTTGCAGTGAACAAGTGCGATAAGCCAGAAGCAGATCCGGATCGTGTTAAAAACGAACTGACTCAGTACGGAATCATTCCGGAAGAGTGGGGCGGCGAAAACATGTTCGTTAATGTCTCTGCGAAAGCGGGTACCGGCATTGATGACCTGTTAAACGCTATCCTGCTGCAGGCGGAAGTACTGGAACTGACTGCTATCCGTGAAGGTATGGCGAGTGGTGTGGTCATCGAATCGTTCCTCGACAAAGGTCGTGGTCCGGTTGCCACCGTGCTGGTACGCGAAGGTACACTGAACAAAGGCGACATCGTTCTTTGTGGTTTCGAATATGGCCGTGTTCGTGCAATGCGTGACGAACTGGGTCGCGAAGTCATGGAAGCGGGTCCGTCTATCCCGGTTGAGATTCTGGGCCTGTCCGGCGTGCCGGCTGCGGGTGATGAAGCGACCGTGGTACGTGACGAGAAGAAAGCACGTGAAGTTGCGCTCTATCGTCAGGGCAAATTCCGCGAAGTTAAACTGGCTCGCCAGCAGAAATCTAAGCTCGAGAACATGTTTGCTAACATGACCGAAGGCGAAGTGTCTGAACTGAACATCGTGATGAAAGCTGACGTTCAGGGTTCTGTGGAAGCCATTGCTGACTCCCTGCTGAAACTCTCCACCGACGAAGTGAAGGTGAAGATTGTTGGTTCAGGTGTGGGCGGGATTACCGAAACCGACGCAACGCTGGCCGCTGCTTCGAACGCCATCCTGATTGGCTTTAACGTCCGTGCCGATGCCTCTGCGCGTCGCGTCATTGACTCAGAAAGCCTGGATCTGCGCTACTACTCCGTCATCTATAACCTGATTGACGAAGTTAAAGCAGCGATGAGTGGCATGCTGGCACCAGAGTACAAACAGCAGATCATTGGTCTGGCTGCAGTGCGCGACGTGTTCAAATCACCGAAGTTTGGCGCGATTGCCGGTTGTATGGTGACGGAAGGTAACATCAAACGTCACAATCCAATCCGTGTCCTGCGTGACAACGTGGTGATTTACGAAGGCGAGCTGGAATCTCTGCGTCGCTTTAAAGATGACGTCAACGAAGTGCGTAACGGCATGGAGTGCGGTATCGGCGTGAAGAACTACAACGACGTTCGCGTTGGCGATATGATCGAAGTGTTTGAAATCATCGAAATTAAACGCACCATCGAGTAA
- the nusA gene encoding transcription termination factor NusA, with translation MNKEILAVVEAVSNEKALPREKIFEALESALATATKKKYEQEIEVRVSIDRRSGDFDTFRRWEIVEEVTQPTREITLDAARFEDEAFNLGEYVEDQIESVTFDRITTQTAKQVIVQKVREAERAMVVDQFRQHEGEIITGVVKKVNRDNISLDLGSNAEAVIMREDMLPRENFRPGDRIRGVLYSVRPEARGAQLFVTRSKPEMLIELFRIEVPEIGEELIEIKAAARDPGSRAKIAVKTNDKRIDPVGACVGMRGARVQAVSSELGGERIDIVLWDDNPAQFVINAMAPADVASIVVDEDNHTMDIAVETGNLAQAIGRNGQNVRLASQLSGWELNVMTVDDLQAKHQAEAHAAIDMFTKHLDIDEEFATVLVEEGFSSLEELAYVPINELLEVDGLDEETIEALRERAKNALTTLALAKEESLGNQEPAEDLLNLEGLDRALAFRLASKGVCTLEDLAEQGVDDLTDIEGMSDEQAGALIMAARNICWFGDDA, from the coding sequence ATGAACAAAGAGATCTTAGCTGTTGTAGAAGCCGTTTCTAACGAAAAAGCCCTGCCGCGTGAGAAAATCTTCGAAGCGCTGGAGAGCGCGCTGGCGACTGCGACCAAGAAAAAGTACGAGCAGGAAATTGAGGTACGCGTCAGCATTGATCGCCGCAGTGGCGATTTCGATACTTTCCGCCGCTGGGAAATCGTAGAAGAGGTTACACAGCCGACGCGCGAGATCACGCTGGATGCGGCCCGCTTCGAAGATGAAGCATTCAATCTGGGCGAATATGTCGAAGATCAGATTGAATCGGTCACTTTTGACCGTATCACCACCCAGACCGCTAAGCAGGTTATCGTGCAAAAAGTGCGCGAAGCTGAGCGCGCAATGGTGGTTGATCAGTTCCGTCAGCATGAAGGCGAAATTATTACTGGCGTGGTGAAGAAAGTTAACCGCGACAATATTTCCCTCGACTTAGGCAGCAACGCCGAAGCGGTTATCATGCGCGAAGATATGCTGCCGCGTGAAAACTTCCGTCCAGGCGACCGTATTCGTGGCGTACTCTACTCTGTACGTCCGGAAGCGCGTGGCGCGCAGCTGTTCGTGACGCGTTCCAAACCGGAAATGCTGATTGAACTGTTCCGCATTGAGGTGCCAGAAATTGGCGAAGAGCTGATTGAAATTAAAGCCGCTGCCCGTGATCCGGGTTCGCGCGCTAAAATTGCAGTCAAAACCAACGACAAGCGTATCGATCCCGTCGGTGCCTGTGTGGGCATGCGCGGCGCGCGTGTTCAGGCCGTTTCCAGTGAACTGGGCGGCGAGCGTATCGATATCGTGCTGTGGGACGATAACCCGGCACAGTTTGTTATTAACGCCATGGCTCCGGCCGATGTGGCGTCGATTGTGGTTGATGAAGATAATCACACCATGGATATCGCCGTAGAAACTGGCAATCTGGCTCAGGCGATCGGCCGTAACGGCCAAAACGTGCGTCTCGCTTCGCAGCTGAGTGGCTGGGAGCTGAACGTGATGACCGTCGATGATCTGCAGGCTAAGCATCAGGCTGAAGCCCATGCAGCGATCGATATGTTCACTAAACATCTCGACATCGACGAAGAGTTCGCCACCGTACTGGTGGAAGAGGGCTTCTCCTCGCTGGAAGAGCTGGCATACGTGCCAATCAACGAGCTGCTGGAAGTCGACGGTCTCGACGAAGAGACTATTGAAGCCCTGCGTGAACGAGCAAAAAATGCGTTAACCACCCTGGCACTGGCGAAAGAAGAGAGTCTTGGAAATCAGGAGCCCGCTGAGGATCTTCTGAATCTTGAAGGCCTCGATCGTGCGCTGGCGTTCCGCCTGGCGTCGAAAGGCGTTTGCACGCTGGAAGATCTCGCTGAGCAAGGTGTTGACGATCTGACGGATATTGAAGGCATGTCTGATGAACAGGCCGGCGCGCTGATTATGGCCGCACGTAATATCTGCTGGTTCGGCGATGACGCGTAA
- the rimP gene encoding ribosome maturation factor RimP, which translates to MSTLEQKLTELVSAPVEALGYELVGIEFVRSRTSILRIYIDSEDGINVDDCADVSHQVSAVMDVEDPITVPYNLEVSSPGLDRPLFTAEHYTRFMGEEVSLVLRMAVQNRRKWQGTIKSVDGEMITVHVEGSDEVFALSNIQKANLVPHF; encoded by the coding sequence TTGTCCACATTAGAGCAAAAATTGACAGAGTTGGTATCGGCTCCCGTAGAAGCGCTGGGTTACGAACTGGTTGGAATTGAATTCGTTCGTAGTCGCACATCTATCCTGCGCATCTATATTGATAGTGAAGATGGCATCAATGTCGATGATTGCGCCGATGTCAGCCACCAGGTAAGTGCGGTAATGGATGTAGAAGATCCGATTACGGTACCTTACAACCTTGAAGTCTCTTCACCGGGACTCGATCGTCCTCTGTTCACCGCAGAACACTACACCCGCTTTATGGGTGAAGAAGTGAGTCTGGTGTTGCGTATGGCCGTTCAGAACCGCCGTAAATGGCAGGGAACCATCAAGTCAGTTGATGGCGAGATGATCACGGTGCACGTTGAGGGTAGCGATGAAGTGTTCGCGCTGAGTAATATTCAGAAAGCGAACCTGGTCCCCCACTTTTAA
- the secG gene encoding preprotein translocase subunit SecG gives MYEALLVVFLIVAIALVGLIMLQQGKGADMGASFGAGASGTVFGSSGSGNFLTRTTGILAALFFIISLVLGNLNSNKASKGSEWENLSAPAQSSQQTEKPAQPVTPGSDIPK, from the coding sequence ATGTACGAAGCTCTTTTAGTTGTTTTCCTTATTGTAGCTATCGCCCTCGTGGGTCTGATCATGCTGCAGCAAGGCAAAGGCGCTGATATGGGAGCCTCATTCGGTGCAGGCGCATCCGGTACGGTGTTTGGTTCTTCGGGTTCAGGTAACTTCCTGACGCGTACTACTGGCATCTTAGCGGCATTGTTCTTCATCATCAGCCTGGTTCTCGGTAATCTGAACAGCAATAAAGCGTCTAAAGGAAGCGAGTGGGAAAATCTTTCTGCGCCGGCGCAGTCTTCTCAACAGACTGAAAAGCCAGCTCAACCGGTAACCCCGGGCAGCGATATTCCTAAGTAA
- the glmM gene encoding phosphoglucosamine mutase has product MSNRKYFGTDGIRGKVGETPITPDFVLKLGWAAGKVLARHGSKKIIIGKDTRISGYMLESALEAGLAAAGLTAAFTGPMPTPAIAYLTRTFRAEAGIVISASHNPFDDNGIKFFSSEGTKLPDDVEEAIELEMEKPITCVESAQLGRASRIVDAAGRYIEFCKGTFPSELNLNGLKIVVDCANGATYHIAPNVLRELGATVIAIGVQPDGMNINKECGATDLKLLQQRVLAEKADIGLAYDGDGDRIMMIDHLGDKVDGDQILYIIAREALRQGQLRGGVVGTLMSNMGLELALKQLGIPFTRAKVGDRYVLEKMQEKGWRLGAENSGHVILLDKTTTGDGIVASLQVLTAMVRNHMSLHDLCSGMKMLPQVLVNVRFAGEHDPLQSDAVKTVTADVEKALAGRGRVLLRKSGTEPLIRVMVEGENEAQVTELANRIADQVKAV; this is encoded by the coding sequence ATGAGTAATCGTAAATATTTCGGTACAGACGGCATTCGCGGCAAAGTCGGTGAAACACCTATCACGCCCGATTTCGTCCTGAAGCTGGGCTGGGCCGCAGGTAAAGTGCTGGCGCGCCATGGTTCAAAGAAGATCATTATCGGTAAAGATACGCGTATCTCGGGCTATATGCTGGAGTCCGCCCTGGAAGCGGGCCTCGCTGCAGCGGGCCTGACAGCGGCGTTTACCGGCCCGATGCCAACGCCTGCCATCGCCTATCTGACCCGCACCTTCCGCGCAGAGGCGGGCATCGTGATTTCCGCGTCGCACAATCCGTTCGACGACAACGGGATCAAGTTCTTCTCTTCCGAAGGCACCAAACTGCCGGATGATGTTGAAGAAGCGATTGAGCTGGAGATGGAAAAGCCGATTACCTGCGTTGAGTCCGCGCAGTTGGGTCGCGCGAGCCGCATCGTCGATGCCGCAGGGCGTTACATCGAGTTCTGCAAAGGGACTTTCCCGAGCGAGCTGAATCTGAATGGCCTGAAAATTGTGGTCGACTGCGCGAATGGTGCGACTTACCACATTGCGCCGAATGTTCTGCGTGAACTGGGCGCGACCGTTATTGCTATCGGTGTTCAGCCCGACGGCATGAACATCAACAAAGAGTGCGGTGCCACCGATCTCAAACTGCTGCAGCAGCGCGTGCTGGCGGAGAAAGCGGATATCGGCCTGGCCTACGATGGCGACGGCGACCGCATCATGATGATTGACCATCTGGGCGACAAAGTTGATGGCGACCAGATTCTCTACATCATTGCGCGTGAAGCCCTGCGTCAGGGACAGTTACGCGGCGGCGTAGTGGGTACGCTGATGAGTAACATGGGTCTGGAGTTAGCGCTTAAGCAGCTCGGCATTCCGTTTACCCGTGCCAAAGTGGGTGACCGCTATGTGCTGGAGAAGATGCAGGAGAAGGGGTGGCGTCTCGGCGCAGAGAACTCCGGCCATGTGATCCTGCTCGATAAAACCACCACTGGCGACGGCATCGTTGCAAGTTTGCAAGTACTCACTGCAATGGTGCGCAACCACATGAGCCTGCACGATCTTTGCAGCGGCATGAAAATGCTGCCGCAGGTTCTGGTCAACGTGCGCTTCGCGGGTGAACATGATCCCCTGCAAAGCGACGCGGTAAAAACCGTCACCGCCGACGTGGAAAAAGCCCTGGCGGGTCGCGGACGCGTTCTGCTGCGTAAGTCGGGCACCGAGCCATTGATTCGCGTGATGGTCGAAGGCGAAAATGAGGCGCAGGTAACGGAACTGGCGAATCGCATCGCTGACCAGGTCAAGGCCGTTTAA
- the folP gene encoding dihydropteroate synthase, whose amino-acid sequence MKLFARDSHLDLSFPHVMGILNVTPDSFSDGGKHNALVDALTHTNEMVNAGATIIDVGGESTRPGADEVSVEEELERVIPVIDAIAQRFEVWISVDTSKAEVIREAARVGANIINDVRSLSEPGALEAAAATGLPVCLMHMQGEPRTMQQAPVYQNILSEVHTYFAQQIARCEAAGIKKERLILDPGFGFGKNLSHNYELLAHLGDFHHFGLPLLVGMSRKSMIGQLLNVGPSQRLTGSLSCAVIAAMQGAQIIRAHDVKETAEAMRVVEATRRAKGAS is encoded by the coding sequence ATGAAGTTGTTCGCCCGTGATTCCCATCTCGATTTATCTTTTCCCCATGTGATGGGCATACTGAATGTCACGCCGGACTCTTTTTCAGATGGTGGTAAACATAATGCGCTGGTCGATGCGCTGACGCATACCAATGAGATGGTCAATGCAGGCGCAACCATTATCGATGTGGGCGGTGAATCAACCCGTCCTGGCGCGGATGAAGTGAGTGTCGAGGAGGAGCTGGAGCGGGTCATTCCGGTAATCGATGCAATCGCCCAGCGTTTCGAAGTCTGGATTTCAGTGGATACCTCTAAAGCCGAAGTGATCCGGGAAGCGGCGCGAGTGGGTGCTAACATTATTAACGACGTGCGCTCACTCTCTGAACCGGGCGCGCTTGAAGCTGCCGCCGCGACCGGACTTCCCGTCTGCCTGATGCATATGCAGGGCGAACCGCGCACCATGCAGCAGGCACCGGTTTACCAAAATATCTTAAGCGAAGTGCACACTTACTTCGCTCAGCAGATTGCGCGTTGCGAAGCGGCGGGAATTAAAAAAGAGCGGCTGATACTCGACCCGGGCTTCGGTTTCGGTAAAAATCTCAGCCACAATTATGAACTGCTGGCTCATCTGGGCGATTTTCACCACTTCGGTCTGCCGCTGCTGGTAGGGATGTCGCGTAAATCGATGATTGGCCAGCTGTTAAATGTCGGTCCGTCACAGCGTTTAACCGGCAGCCTGAGCTGCGCGGTCATTGCGGCCATGCAGGGCGCGCAGATTATTCGCGCGCATGACGTTAAAGAGACGGCCGAAGCGATGCGCGTGGTCGAAGCGACCCGAAGAGCAAAAGGAGCATCATGA
- the ftsH gene encoding ATP-dependent zinc metalloprotease FtsH gives MAKNLILWLVIAVVLMSVFQSFGPSESNGRRVDYSTFLSEVNQDQVREARINGREINVVKKDSNKYTTYIPVNDPKLLDNLLTKNVKVVGEPPEEPSLLASIFISWFPMLLLIGVWIFFMRQMQGGGGKGAMSFGKSKARMLTEDQIKTTFADVAGCDEAKDEVAELVEYLREPSRFQKLGGKIPKGVLMVGPPGTGKTLLAKAIAGEAKVPFFTISGSDFVEMFVGVGASRVRDMFEQAKKAAPCIIFIDEIDAVGRQRGAGLGGGHDEREQTLNQMLVEMDGFEGNEGIIVIAATNRPDVLDPALLRPGRFDRQVVVGLPDVRGREQILKVHMRRVPLATDIDAAIIARGTPGFSGADLANLVNEAALFAARSNKRVVSMVEFEKAKDKIMMGAERRSMVMTESQKESTAYHEAGHAIIGRLVPEHDPVHKVTIIPRGRALGVTFFLPEGDAISASRQKLESQISTLYGGRLAEEIIYGVERVSTGASNDIKVATNLARNMVTQWGFSEKLGPLLYAEEEGEVFLGRSVAKAKHMSDETARIIDQEVKHLIDSNYQRARRILGENMDILHAMKDALMKYETIDAPQIDDLMARREVRPPAGWEDPGSNSDSNGTPKAPRPVDEPRTPNPGNTMSEQYNK, from the coding sequence ATGGCGAAAAACCTGATTCTCTGGTTAGTCATCGCGGTCGTGCTGATGTCAGTATTCCAGAGCTTTGGGCCCAGCGAGTCGAATGGCCGTCGGGTTGATTATTCAACCTTCCTGTCGGAAGTGAACCAGGATCAGGTCCGCGAGGCACGTATTAACGGGCGTGAAATTAACGTTGTCAAAAAAGACAGCAATAAATATACCACCTACATTCCTGTCAATGATCCTAAGTTGCTCGATAACCTCTTGACCAAAAACGTCAAAGTGGTTGGCGAACCGCCGGAAGAACCAAGCCTGCTGGCTTCAATCTTCATTTCGTGGTTCCCGATGCTGCTGCTGATCGGTGTGTGGATCTTCTTTATGCGTCAGATGCAGGGCGGCGGCGGCAAGGGCGCGATGTCCTTCGGCAAAAGCAAAGCCCGCATGTTGACGGAAGACCAGATTAAAACCACTTTCGCCGATGTAGCCGGTTGTGACGAAGCGAAAGATGAAGTGGCTGAGCTGGTGGAATATCTGCGTGAGCCGAGCCGTTTCCAGAAGCTGGGCGGTAAAATTCCGAAAGGCGTTCTGATGGTGGGGCCGCCGGGTACCGGTAAAACCCTGCTGGCAAAAGCGATTGCCGGTGAAGCCAAAGTGCCATTCTTCACCATCTCTGGTTCTGACTTTGTGGAAATGTTTGTTGGTGTCGGTGCATCCCGTGTACGTGACATGTTCGAACAGGCCAAGAAAGCGGCACCGTGCATCATCTTCATCGATGAGATCGATGCCGTCGGTCGTCAGCGTGGCGCCGGTTTAGGCGGTGGTCATGATGAACGTGAGCAGACGCTGAACCAGATGCTGGTTGAGATGGATGGTTTCGAAGGTAACGAAGGTATTATCGTTATTGCCGCAACTAACCGTCCTGACGTACTGGACCCTGCGCTGCTGCGTCCAGGCCGCTTTGACCGTCAGGTTGTGGTGGGTCTGCCAGATGTACGCGGTCGTGAGCAGATCCTGAAAGTGCATATGCGTCGTGTGCCACTGGCTACTGATATTGATGCAGCGATCATTGCACGTGGTACCCCAGGCTTCTCAGGTGCCGATCTGGCTAACCTGGTGAACGAAGCAGCGCTGTTCGCCGCCCGTTCAAACAAGCGTGTGGTGTCGATGGTTGAGTTTGAGAAAGCGAAAGACAAAATCATGATGGGTGCGGAACGTCGCTCCATGGTGATGACGGAATCGCAGAAAGAGTCTACTGCCTACCACGAAGCGGGCCACGCCATTATTGGCCGCCTGGTGCCCGAGCATGATCCGGTGCATAAAGTGACGATTATCCCGCGCGGCCGTGCGCTGGGTGTGACCTTCTTCCTGCCTGAAGGCGACGCGATCAGCGCCAGCCGTCAGAAACTGGAAAGCCAGATCTCAACGCTTTACGGCGGTCGTCTGGCAGAAGAGATCATCTACGGTGTGGAACGTGTTTCTACCGGTGCGTCTAACGACATTAAAGTCGCGACTAATCTGGCTCGTAACATGGTGACGCAGTGGGGCTTCTCTGAAAAACTGGGTCCGTTGCTGTATGCAGAAGAAGAGGGTGAAGTGTTCCTTGGACGTTCTGTCGCGAAAGCGAAACATATGTCCGATGAAACGGCCCGCATTATCGACCAGGAAGTTAAGCACCTGATCGACAGCAACTACCAGCGTGCTCGTCGCATTCTGGGTGAGAACATGGACATCCTTCACGCGATGAAAGACGCGCTGATGAAGTATGAAACCATTGATGCACCGCAGATCGACGACCTGATGGCACGCCGCGAAGTGCGTCCGCCAGCCGGCTGGGAAGATCCAGGCAGCAACTCAGACAGTAACGGTACGCCAAAGGCGCCACGTCCGGTTGATGAACCGCGTACGCCGAACCCAGGCAATACCATGTCAGAGCAGTACAACAAATAA
- the rlmE gene encoding 23S rRNA (uridine(2552)-2'-O)-methyltransferase RlmE: MTGKKRSASSGRWLQEHFSDKYVLQAHKKGLRSRAWFKLDEIQQGDKLFKPGMTVVDLGAAPGGWSQYVVQQIGNKGRVIACDILPMDPIVGVDFLQGDFREELVVNALLERVGDQKVQVVMSDMAPNMSGTPAVDIPRSMYLVELALEMCRDILAPGGSFVVKVFQGDGFDEYLREIRSLFTKVKIRKPDASRSRSREVYIVATGRKL, from the coding sequence ATGACGGGTAAAAAGCGTTCAGCCAGCTCCGGCCGCTGGCTTCAGGAACACTTTAGCGATAAATATGTGCTCCAGGCGCATAAAAAAGGGTTGCGTTCGCGCGCCTGGTTTAAACTTGATGAAATACAACAGGGTGACAAGCTGTTCAAACCCGGTATGACCGTGGTAGATCTGGGTGCTGCACCCGGTGGCTGGTCGCAATATGTGGTACAGCAAATCGGAAACAAAGGGCGCGTCATTGCCTGTGATATCCTGCCAATGGATCCAATTGTCGGTGTCGATTTCCTTCAGGGCGATTTTCGTGAAGAATTGGTAGTCAATGCGCTGCTTGAGCGCGTTGGCGATCAGAAAGTTCAGGTTGTCATGTCCGATATGGCACCGAATATGAGTGGTACACCTGCCGTAGATATTCCCCGGTCGATGTATTTAGTGGAGCTGGCGCTGGAGATGTGTCGGGATATCCTGGCACCCGGCGGCAGTTTTGTAGTGAAAGTGTTTCAGGGAGATGGCTTCGATGAATACCTGCGGGAAATTCGCTCCCTGTTTACGAAAGTAAAAATTCGTAAGCCGGACGCTTCACGTTCACGTTCACGTGAAGTGTACATTGTGGCGACTGGGCGCAAACTATAA
- the yhbY gene encoding ribosome assembly RNA-binding protein YhbY, translating into MNLSTKQKQHLKGLAHPLKPVVMLGGNGLTEGVLAEIEQALAHHELIKVKIASEDRETKQLIVEAIVRETGASNVQVIGKTLVLYRPSKESKISLPR; encoded by the coding sequence ATGAATCTAAGTACCAAACAAAAACAGCACCTCAAGGGCCTCGCCCATCCACTCAAGCCAGTGGTTATGCTGGGTGGCAACGGCCTGACTGAAGGCGTGCTGGCCGAAATCGAGCAGGCTCTGGCGCATCACGAACTGATCAAGGTAAAAATCGCCTCGGAAGATCGTGAAACGAAACAGCTGATCGTTGAGGCTATCGTGCGTGAGACCGGTGCCAGCAACGTACAGGTGATCGGCAAAACGCTGGTGCTGTATCGCCCCTCTAAAGAGAGCAAAATTTCTCTGCCACGTTAA
- the greA gene encoding transcription elongation factor GreA, whose amino-acid sequence MNQIPMTLRGAERLREELNELKTVKRPRIIASIADAREHGDLKENAEYHAAREEQGFCEGRIQEIEAKLSNAQVIDVTQMPKTGRVIFGATVTVLNVETDEESTYRIVGDDEADFKQNLISVNSPMARGLVGKEADDVAIVKTPGGDVEYEILKVEYL is encoded by the coding sequence ATGAATCAGATTCCGATGACGTTAAGAGGCGCTGAAAGATTGCGCGAAGAGCTGAACGAGCTGAAAACCGTGAAGCGCCCGCGCATTATCGCCTCTATCGCTGACGCACGCGAACATGGCGATTTAAAAGAAAACGCGGAATATCACGCTGCGCGTGAAGAGCAGGGTTTTTGTGAAGGCCGTATTCAGGAGATTGAAGCCAAACTCTCCAATGCGCAGGTTATCGACGTCACACAGATGCCTAAAACGGGCCGCGTGATTTTCGGCGCAACGGTGACTGTGCTGAATGTCGAGACCGACGAAGAGTCGACGTATCGCATCGTGGGCGATGACGAAGCGGACTTTAAGCAAAATCTGATTTCGGTCAATTCGCCAATGGCGCGTGGCCTGGTGGGTAAAGAAGCCGATGATGTGGCTATCGTGAAAACCCCGGGCGGCGACGTTGAGTATGAGATTTTAAAGGTAGAGTACCTTTAA